The Arachis hypogaea cultivar Tifrunner chromosome 14, arahy.Tifrunner.gnm2.J5K5, whole genome shotgun sequence genome has a segment encoding these proteins:
- the LOC112740953 gene encoding DExH-box ATP-dependent RNA helicase DExH3 isoform X1 — MHTFLIARLRCLHLPKNHLSVPYTFKLRFQRFISTRLFSRYAFEQFSDDEYDCDFENHHASSTVVNVDEWKWKLSMLLRSEKDQEIVSRDRKDRRDYEQIANLAKRMGLYSELFGKVVVASKVPLPNYRPDLDDKRPQREVVVPLSLQRRVEGLLQEHLDRLHLNSEKAIGKGDYVTPPGQDKDIDLDENADSFVDGSVMEKVLQKRSLRMRNMQRSWQDSPEGKRMLEFRKSLPAFKEKEGLLQAIARNQVIVISGETGCGKTTQIPQYVLESEIESGRGAFCSIICTQPRRISAMAVSERVSSERGEPLGETVGFKVRLEGMKGKNTHLLFCTSGILLRRLLSDRNLNGITHVFVDEIHERGMNEDFLLIVLKDLLPRRPDLRLVLMSATLNAELFSNYFGSAPTFHIPGFTYPVRAHFLEDVLEMTGYKLNSFNQIDDYGQEKMWKTQKQLAPRKRKNQITALVEDALSKSSFESYSSRARDSLAAWAPDCIGFNLIEAVLCHICRKERPGGVLVFMTGWEDISCLRDQLKAHPLLGDPNRILLLTCHGSMATSEQKIIFERPPPNVRKVILATNMAEASITINDVVFVIDCGKAKETTYDALNNTPCLLPSWISQASARQRRGRAGRVQPGECYHLYPRCVYEAFSEYQLPELLRTPLNSLCLQIKSLQVESIGEFLSAALQAPEPRAVQNAIDFLKMIGALDEKESLTHLGKFLSMLPVDPKLGKMLIMGAIFRCFDPVLTIVAGLSVRDPFLLPQDKRDLAGTAKSRFSAKDYSDHMALVRAYEGWKDAEREGSAYEYCWRNFLSAQTLQAIHSLRKQFNFILKEAGLVDTDASLNNKLSHNQALVRAVICSGLFPGIASVVHRETSMSFKTMDDGQVLLYANSVNARYQTIPYPWLVFGEKVKVNAVFIRDSTGVSDSILILFGGALSNGIQAGHLKMLDGYVDFFMDPNLSDCYLKMKEELNKLIQKKLDDPSIDIHKEGKYLMLAVQELVTGDQCEGRFVFGRESRKPKPSSDENRFTKDGTNPKSLLQTLLMRAGHSPPTYKTKHLKTNEFRALVEFKGMQFVGKPKRNKQLAERDAAIEALAWLTHTSDNYQQEDDNSPPDVTDNMLKLLGKRRKSKRRSG, encoded by the exons ATGCATACTTTTCTCATAGCACGTCTGAGGTGCCTCCATCTTCCCAAAAATCACCTTTCTGTTCCTTACACTTTCAAACTCAGATTCCAACGTTTCATTTCAACGCGCCTCTTCTCTCGTTATGCATTCGAGCAGTTCTCCGACGATGAATATGACTGCGATTTCGAGAACCACCAc GCATCGTCCACAGTGGTCAACGTGGATGAATGGAAATGGAAACTCAGCATGCTGTTACGCAGCGAAAAGGACCAGGAGATTGTATCTAGAGACAGAAAAGACAGGAGAGACTATGAACAGATAGCTAATCTTGCCAAACGAATGGGACTTTACAG TGAGTTGTTTGGGAAAGTGGTTGTTGCAAGCAAGGTGCCTCTTCCTAACTACCGACCAGATTTGGATGACAAACGTCCACAAAGGGAG GTGGTGGTTCCACTAAGCTTGCAAAGAAGGGTTGAGGGTTTGTTGCAGGAGCACCTTGATAGACTTCATTTGAATTCTGAAAAGGCAATTGGCAAGGGGGATTATGTTACACCCCCTGGTCAGGATAAAGATATAGATTTGGATGAAAATGCTGATTCATTTGTGGATGGATCTGTTATGGAAAAGGTTCTCCAGAAGAGGAGTTTAAGGATGCGTAATATGCAAAGATCTTGGCAG GACTCACCTGAAGGAAAGAGGATGCTGGAATTCCGGAAGTCTCTTCCAGCATTCAAAGAGAAGGAAGGTTTACTTCAAGCTATAGCTCGGAATCAG GTGATAGTAATATCTGGAGAGACTGGCTGTGGTAAAACTACTCAAATTCCTCAGTATGTATTAGAGTCAGAGATAGAGTCTGGCCGTGGAGCATTTTGCAGCATTATTTGCACACAACCTCGAAGGATATCTGCCATGGCTGTATCTGAGAGAGTGTCATCTGAGAGAGGCGAGCCTCTCGGTGAAACA GTTGGTTTCAAAGTTCGATTAGAAGGAATGAAAGGAAAAAACACCCATTTGCTCTTTTGTACCAGTGGTATATTACTTCGAAGGCTGCTGAGTGATCGAAACCTGAACGGTATAACACATGTTTTTGTTGATGAAATTCATGAGCGAGGCATGAATGAAG ACTTCTTACTGATTGTGTTGAAGGATCTTCTTCCACGTCGTCCAGATTTAAGATTGGTTCTAATGAGTGCTACCTTGAATGCTGAgcttttttctaattattttggaAGTGCACCAACGTTTCATATTCCG GGCTTCACCTATCCTGTGAGAGCTCACTTCTTAGAAGATGTTTTGGAAATGACTGGGTATAAGTTGAATTCTTTCAACCAAATCGATGATTATGGTCAGGAGAAAATGTGGAAAACACAAAAGCAGCTAGCACCGCGAAAAAGGAAAAATCAGATCACTGCCCTTGTTGAG GACGCACTTTCTAAATCGAGTTTTGAGAGCTACAGTTCCAGGGCACGTGATTCACTAGCAGCGTGGGCACCTGATTGCATTGGATTTAATCTTATTGAGGCCGTTCTGTGCCATATTTGTCGTAAGGAGCGACCGGGTGGTGTTTTAGTGTTTATGACTGGATGGGAGGATATAAGCTGTTTAAGAGATCAGCTTAAAGCACATCCTCTCTTAGGAGATCCGAATAGGATTCTGCTTCTAACATGTCATGGTTCAATGGCAACTTCCGAACAG AAAATCATATTTGAGAGACCACCTCCTAATGTAAGGAAAGTAATACTTGCCACAAATATGGCTGAAGCAAGTATTACAATCAATGACGTAGTATTTGTAATTGACTGTGGAAAAGCAAAAGAGACCACATATGATGCTTTGAATAACACCCCATGTCTACTACCTTCTTGGATTTCACAAGCATCTGCTCGTCAG AGAAGGGGTAGGGCTGGTCGTGTGCAGCCAGGAGAGTGCTATCACCTTTACCCTAGATGTGTTTATGAAGCTTTTTCTGAATATCAACTTCCTGAGCTGCTCAGAACACCCTTAAATTCGCTTTGTTTACAAATAAAAAGTTTGCAGGTTGAGAGCATAGGGGAGTTCTTGTCGGCAGCTTTGCAGGCACCAGAGCCACGGGCT gtCCAAAATGCTATTGATTTTCTCAAGATGATTGGAGCATTAGACGAAAAAGAAAGTCTTACCCACCTCG GGAAGTTTCTCTCTATGCTTCCAGTAGATCCCAAGCTAGGGAAAATGTTAATAATGGGAGCTATATTTCGTTGCTTTGATCCTGTTCTTACGATAGTTGCTGGCCTTAGTGTCAGGGACCCATTCCTTTTGCCCCAAGACAAGAGAGAT TTAGCCGGAACAGCAAAGTCTAGGTTTTCTGCTAAGGATTATAGCGATCATATGGCTCTTGTTCGAGCATATGAAGGATGGAAAGATGCAGAAAGAGAAGGGTCTGCTTATGAATACTGCTGGAGAAATTTCCTCTCTGCCCAAACCCTTCAGGCTATCCATTCACTTAGGAAGCAGTTTAACTTCATTTTGAAAGAAGCTGGCTTGGTAGACACAGATGCTAGCCTCAACAACAAATTGAGTCACAATCAAGCTCTTGTGCGTGCAGTCATTTGTTCTGGACTCTTTCCTGGGATAGCATCAGTAGTG CATAGGGAGACATCCATGTCATTTAAAACAATGGACGATGGCCAGGTTTTATTATACGCA AATTCAGTGAATGCACGTTACCAGACCATTCCTTACCCATGGCTGGTTTTTGGTGAAAAGGTGAAGGTCAATGCTGTCTTCATCCGTGACTCCACCGGTGTATCTGACTCAATACTCATCCTCTTTGGTGGCGCTCTAAGTAATGGGATACAG GCTGGGCATCTGAAAATGTTGGATGGGTATGTCGACTTCTTCATGGATCCTAATTTATCTGATTGCTATTTGAAGATGAAGGAAGAGCTTAATAAGCTTATCCAAAAGAAG CTTGATGATCCTAGCATTGACATTCACAAGGAAGGAAAGTATTTAATGCTTGCAGTTCAGGAACTGGTTACAGGGGATCAATGTGAAGGAAGATTTGTATTTGGCCGTGAAAGCAGGAAGCCCAAGCCCTCTAGCGACGAGAATAGATTTACAAAAGATGGTACGAACCCCAAGAGCTTGTTGCAAACACTGTTGATGCGAGCGGGTCACTCGCCACCTACATAcaaaacaaaacatttaaagaCAAATGAATTTAGAGCATTGGTGGAGTTTAAAGGCATGCAATTTGTTGGCAAACCAAAGAGAAACAAGCAGCTTGCAGAAAGAGATGCTGCTATAGAGGCATTGGCTTGGCTGACTCACACCTCTGACAATTATCAACAAGAAGATGATAACTCTCCTCCTGATGTCACTGACAACATGCTGAAACTCTTGGGGAAACGTAGAAAATCAAAACGACGCTCTGGTTGA
- the LOC112740953 gene encoding DExH-box ATP-dependent RNA helicase DExH3 isoform X2: MEKVLQKRSLRMRNMQRSWQDSPEGKRMLEFRKSLPAFKEKEGLLQAIARNQVIVISGETGCGKTTQIPQYVLESEIESGRGAFCSIICTQPRRISAMAVSERVSSERGEPLGETVGFKVRLEGMKGKNTHLLFCTSGILLRRLLSDRNLNGITHVFVDEIHERGMNEDFLLIVLKDLLPRRPDLRLVLMSATLNAELFSNYFGSAPTFHIPGFTYPVRAHFLEDVLEMTGYKLNSFNQIDDYGQEKMWKTQKQLAPRKRKNQITALVEDALSKSSFESYSSRARDSLAAWAPDCIGFNLIEAVLCHICRKERPGGVLVFMTGWEDISCLRDQLKAHPLLGDPNRILLLTCHGSMATSEQKIIFERPPPNVRKVILATNMAEASITINDVVFVIDCGKAKETTYDALNNTPCLLPSWISQASARQRRGRAGRVQPGECYHLYPRCVYEAFSEYQLPELLRTPLNSLCLQIKSLQVESIGEFLSAALQAPEPRAVQNAIDFLKMIGALDEKESLTHLGKFLSMLPVDPKLGKMLIMGAIFRCFDPVLTIVAGLSVRDPFLLPQDKRDLAGTAKSRFSAKDYSDHMALVRAYEGWKDAEREGSAYEYCWRNFLSAQTLQAIHSLRKQFNFILKEAGLVDTDASLNNKLSHNQALVRAVICSGLFPGIASVVHRETSMSFKTMDDGQVLLYANSVNARYQTIPYPWLVFGEKVKVNAVFIRDSTGVSDSILILFGGALSNGIQAGHLKMLDGYVDFFMDPNLSDCYLKMKEELNKLIQKKLDDPSIDIHKEGKYLMLAVQELVTGDQCEGRFVFGRESRKPKPSSDENRFTKDGTNPKSLLQTLLMRAGHSPPTYKTKHLKTNEFRALVEFKGMQFVGKPKRNKQLAERDAAIEALAWLTHTSDNYQQEDDNSPPDVTDNMLKLLGKRRKSKRRSG; this comes from the exons ATGGAAAAGGTTCTCCAGAAGAGGAGTTTAAGGATGCGTAATATGCAAAGATCTTGGCAG GACTCACCTGAAGGAAAGAGGATGCTGGAATTCCGGAAGTCTCTTCCAGCATTCAAAGAGAAGGAAGGTTTACTTCAAGCTATAGCTCGGAATCAG GTGATAGTAATATCTGGAGAGACTGGCTGTGGTAAAACTACTCAAATTCCTCAGTATGTATTAGAGTCAGAGATAGAGTCTGGCCGTGGAGCATTTTGCAGCATTATTTGCACACAACCTCGAAGGATATCTGCCATGGCTGTATCTGAGAGAGTGTCATCTGAGAGAGGCGAGCCTCTCGGTGAAACA GTTGGTTTCAAAGTTCGATTAGAAGGAATGAAAGGAAAAAACACCCATTTGCTCTTTTGTACCAGTGGTATATTACTTCGAAGGCTGCTGAGTGATCGAAACCTGAACGGTATAACACATGTTTTTGTTGATGAAATTCATGAGCGAGGCATGAATGAAG ACTTCTTACTGATTGTGTTGAAGGATCTTCTTCCACGTCGTCCAGATTTAAGATTGGTTCTAATGAGTGCTACCTTGAATGCTGAgcttttttctaattattttggaAGTGCACCAACGTTTCATATTCCG GGCTTCACCTATCCTGTGAGAGCTCACTTCTTAGAAGATGTTTTGGAAATGACTGGGTATAAGTTGAATTCTTTCAACCAAATCGATGATTATGGTCAGGAGAAAATGTGGAAAACACAAAAGCAGCTAGCACCGCGAAAAAGGAAAAATCAGATCACTGCCCTTGTTGAG GACGCACTTTCTAAATCGAGTTTTGAGAGCTACAGTTCCAGGGCACGTGATTCACTAGCAGCGTGGGCACCTGATTGCATTGGATTTAATCTTATTGAGGCCGTTCTGTGCCATATTTGTCGTAAGGAGCGACCGGGTGGTGTTTTAGTGTTTATGACTGGATGGGAGGATATAAGCTGTTTAAGAGATCAGCTTAAAGCACATCCTCTCTTAGGAGATCCGAATAGGATTCTGCTTCTAACATGTCATGGTTCAATGGCAACTTCCGAACAG AAAATCATATTTGAGAGACCACCTCCTAATGTAAGGAAAGTAATACTTGCCACAAATATGGCTGAAGCAAGTATTACAATCAATGACGTAGTATTTGTAATTGACTGTGGAAAAGCAAAAGAGACCACATATGATGCTTTGAATAACACCCCATGTCTACTACCTTCTTGGATTTCACAAGCATCTGCTCGTCAG AGAAGGGGTAGGGCTGGTCGTGTGCAGCCAGGAGAGTGCTATCACCTTTACCCTAGATGTGTTTATGAAGCTTTTTCTGAATATCAACTTCCTGAGCTGCTCAGAACACCCTTAAATTCGCTTTGTTTACAAATAAAAAGTTTGCAGGTTGAGAGCATAGGGGAGTTCTTGTCGGCAGCTTTGCAGGCACCAGAGCCACGGGCT gtCCAAAATGCTATTGATTTTCTCAAGATGATTGGAGCATTAGACGAAAAAGAAAGTCTTACCCACCTCG GGAAGTTTCTCTCTATGCTTCCAGTAGATCCCAAGCTAGGGAAAATGTTAATAATGGGAGCTATATTTCGTTGCTTTGATCCTGTTCTTACGATAGTTGCTGGCCTTAGTGTCAGGGACCCATTCCTTTTGCCCCAAGACAAGAGAGAT TTAGCCGGAACAGCAAAGTCTAGGTTTTCTGCTAAGGATTATAGCGATCATATGGCTCTTGTTCGAGCATATGAAGGATGGAAAGATGCAGAAAGAGAAGGGTCTGCTTATGAATACTGCTGGAGAAATTTCCTCTCTGCCCAAACCCTTCAGGCTATCCATTCACTTAGGAAGCAGTTTAACTTCATTTTGAAAGAAGCTGGCTTGGTAGACACAGATGCTAGCCTCAACAACAAATTGAGTCACAATCAAGCTCTTGTGCGTGCAGTCATTTGTTCTGGACTCTTTCCTGGGATAGCATCAGTAGTG CATAGGGAGACATCCATGTCATTTAAAACAATGGACGATGGCCAGGTTTTATTATACGCA AATTCAGTGAATGCACGTTACCAGACCATTCCTTACCCATGGCTGGTTTTTGGTGAAAAGGTGAAGGTCAATGCTGTCTTCATCCGTGACTCCACCGGTGTATCTGACTCAATACTCATCCTCTTTGGTGGCGCTCTAAGTAATGGGATACAG GCTGGGCATCTGAAAATGTTGGATGGGTATGTCGACTTCTTCATGGATCCTAATTTATCTGATTGCTATTTGAAGATGAAGGAAGAGCTTAATAAGCTTATCCAAAAGAAG CTTGATGATCCTAGCATTGACATTCACAAGGAAGGAAAGTATTTAATGCTTGCAGTTCAGGAACTGGTTACAGGGGATCAATGTGAAGGAAGATTTGTATTTGGCCGTGAAAGCAGGAAGCCCAAGCCCTCTAGCGACGAGAATAGATTTACAAAAGATGGTACGAACCCCAAGAGCTTGTTGCAAACACTGTTGATGCGAGCGGGTCACTCGCCACCTACATAcaaaacaaaacatttaaagaCAAATGAATTTAGAGCATTGGTGGAGTTTAAAGGCATGCAATTTGTTGGCAAACCAAAGAGAAACAAGCAGCTTGCAGAAAGAGATGCTGCTATAGAGGCATTGGCTTGGCTGACTCACACCTCTGACAATTATCAACAAGAAGATGATAACTCTCCTCCTGATGTCACTGACAACATGCTGAAACTCTTGGGGAAACGTAGAAAATCAAAACGACGCTCTGGTTGA